From the Quercus lobata isolate SW786 chromosome 6, ValleyOak3.0 Primary Assembly, whole genome shotgun sequence genome, one window contains:
- the LOC115993733 gene encoding uncharacterized protein LOC115993733 isoform X2 codes for MASSTAKVSFRIVMVILLLLVLFYVGRPLYWKISATVHDIRHNKQTVKQGLSQIVLEAQKSVGWYHDESDSGVREDRVATTRRFLEYGEVASVNIIC; via the exons atgGCATCTTCCACCGCCAAGGTTTCGTTCCGCATAGTAATGGTAATCCTCTTACTCCTCGTCCTCTTCTACGTCGGCCGCCCTCTCTACTGGAAAATCTCCGCCACCGTCCACGACATCCGCCACAACAAACAGACCGTCAAACAAG GTCTGTCCCAGATCGTTCTCGAAGCTCAGAAATCTGTCGGGTGGTACCACGACGAGTCCGACTCGGGTGTCCGTGAAGACCGTGTCGCCACGACACGTCGTTTTCTCG AATATGGTGAGGTGGCAAGTGTCAACATCATTTGCtga
- the LOC115993733 gene encoding uncharacterized protein LOC115993733 isoform X1: MASSTAKVSFRIVMVILLLLVLFYVGRPLYWKISATVHDIRHNKQTVKQGLSQIVLEAQKSVGWYHDESDSGVREDRVATTRRFLVKHGFSFKPEASECLISFFLKENKKSFGLGPVACKVYWEYGLGLNLGWFIMPIEESTLALIIIILLNYSAHSSLYLEVTGFCFNI; this comes from the exons atgGCATCTTCCACCGCCAAGGTTTCGTTCCGCATAGTAATGGTAATCCTCTTACTCCTCGTCCTCTTCTACGTCGGCCGCCCTCTCTACTGGAAAATCTCCGCCACCGTCCACGACATCCGCCACAACAAACAGACCGTCAAACAAG GTCTGTCCCAGATCGTTCTCGAAGCTCAGAAATCTGTCGGGTGGTACCACGACGAGTCCGACTCGGGTGTCCGTGAAGACCGTGTCGCCACGACACGTCGTTTTCTCG TGAAACATGGGTTCAGCTTCAAGCCTGAGGCCTCAGAGTGCCTTATCAgtttttttctaaaagaaaacaaaaagagctTTGGACTGGGCCCAGTTGCTTGCAAAGTTTATTGGGAGTATGGCTTGGGCTTGAACTTAGGTTGGTTTATAATGCCCATTGAAGAATCAACTTTAGCCCTAATCATTATAATTTTGCTAAATTATTCTGCCCATTCCAGTTTATACCTGGAAGTCACTGGCTTTTgtttcaacatttaa